In the genome of Trypanosoma brucei gambiense DAL972 chromosome 11, complete sequence, the window TCACACCCACGTTACGAGGGTCCTGTAGCACTGAAAGTGGCAGCAAAATCGGGGTCAGATGATCGAGGTATGCACCCGTCACTACACGAAGCGGGTGTCTACAAGCTGATATGCCCACATCCTTCTATTCCTGATTACGTTGATTGCGTGGAAGATTGGTTCGACACGGAGCGCTTTCTAGCTGAGGAGGAGCGCCGTGGGGAGCAGCGTTTGCCTGTTCTCGTCACACAGTTTATCAAGGCAGTTGCACTTGACCGCTTTCTTTGTTCTGTACGCGTAATTCGGTGGTCCGTAGTCATTCACATCGCTAACCAGCTCGTTGAGGTACTTAAGCACATAAACAGCAAGGGCGTTGTATATCGTGACCTCAAGCTACCCAACGTAATAATTGGAGCAGGGGGTAACGTATGGCTCGTGGACTACGCGAGTTCAATGATTGTTGGGGGTGAAGAACCATCAAGTGGTGTAACGTCTCACATGCGTCCTCCAGAATCGTTCGAGTTCCCGGATCACCAAAGTGGGGAACAAATATCGCAAGCTCAGCTCTCTTTCATGGCGGACTTTTGGGTGTTCGGCGCGTTTCTACTGGAAATACTCTCTGGTCGTCCATACCTTGGGTCCTTCGACGTGCGGAGTAGTCATCTAACGCAGAGTCAactggaggaaaaggtgtTGGAAGGTGTTTCCGTGATTAAGGATCGTTACAAGGGTGCATACTACAACAGACGGTTTAATAAGAGTTTTCCATGCAACGCAAAGACTTTATGGGATGCGCTTACGGGGTTGCTTATTAAATTGCTGCGGCGTAATCCGA includes:
- a CDS encoding protein kinase, putative, whose amino-acid sequence is MCGKDSSHDYSTLVTALSRTMVFKQDSHPRYEGPVALKVAAKSGSDDRGMHPSLHEAGVYKLICPHPSIPDYVDCVEDWFDTERFLAEEERRGEQRLPVLVTQFIKAVALDRFLCSVRVIRWSVVIHIANQLVEVLKHINSKGVVYRDLKLPNVIIGAGGNVWLVDYASSMIVGGEEPSSGVTSHMRPPESFEFPDHQSGEQISQAQLSFMADFWVFGAFLLEILSGRPYLGSFDVRSSHLTQSQLEEKVLEGVSVIKDRYKGAYYNRRFNKSFPCNAKTLWDALTGLLIKLLRRNPKERLGHDGGWYAVKQQPFFKYTLCDLTVPFPLDYEDEIEELMAGF